The Vulpes vulpes isolate BD-2025 chromosome 8, VulVul3, whole genome shotgun sequence genome has a window encoding:
- the ACVR1B gene encoding activin receptor type-1B isoform X2, with protein MAESAGASSFLPLVVLLLAGSGGPGPRGIQALQCACTSCLQANYTCETDGACMVSIFNLDGMEHHVRTCIPKVELVPAGKPFYCLSSEDLRNTHCCYTDFCNKIDLRVPSGHLKESEHPSMWGPVELVGIIAGPVFLLFLIIIIVFLVINYHQRVYHNRQRLDMEDPSCEMCLSKDKTLQDLVYDLSTSGSGSGLPLFVQRTVARTIVLQEIIGKGRFGEVWRGRWRGGDVAVKIFSSREERSWFREAEIYQTVMLRHENILGFIAADNKDNGTWTQLWLVSDYHEHGSLFDYLNRYTVTIEGMIKLALSAASGLAHLHMEIVGTQGKPGIAHRDLKSKNILVKKNGMCAIADLGLAVRHDAVTDTIDIAPNQRVGTKRYMAPEVLDETINMKHFDSFKCADIYALGLVYWEIARRCNSGGVHEEYQLPYYDLVPSDPSIEEMRKVVCDQKLRPNIPNWWQSYEALRVMGKMMRECWYANGAARLTALRIKKTLSQLSVQEDVKI; from the exons CTCTGCAGTGTGCGTGTACCAGCTGCCTCCAGGCCAACTACACGTGTGAAACAGATGGGGCCTGCATGGTTTCCATTTTCAACCTGGATGGGATGGAGCACCACGTGCGCACCTGCATCCCCAAAGTGGAGCTGGTCCCCGCTGGGAAGCCCTTCTACTGTCTGAGCTCTGAGGATCTCCGCAACACCCACTGCTGCTATACTGACTTCTGTAACAAGATCGACCTGAGGGTGCCCAGTG GTCACCTCAAGGAGTCTGAGCACCCATCCATGTGGGGCCCCGTGGAGCTGGTAGGCATTATTGCTGGCCCAGTGTTCCTCCTGtttctcatcatcatcattgttttCCTTGTCATTAACTATCATCAGCGTGTCTATCACAACCGCCAGAGACTGGACATGGAAGATCCCTCGTGTGAGATGTGTCTCTCCAAAGACAAGACGCTCCAGGATCTTGTCTACGATCTCTCCACATCAGGGTCTGGCTCAG GGTTGCCCCTGTTCGTCCAGCGCACCGTGGCCCGAACCATCGTTTTACAGGAGATTATTGGCAAGGGCCGATTTGGGGAAGTGTGGCGTGGCCGCTGGAGGGGTGGTGATGTGGCTGTGAAGATTTTCTCTTCTCGTGAAGAACGGTCTTGGTTCCGGGAAGCAGAGATATACCAGACGGTCATGCTGCGCCACGAAAACATCCTTGGATTTATTGCTGCTGACAATAAAG ATAATGGCACCTGGACACAGCTGTGGCTCGTCTCAGACTACCATGAGCATGGCTCCCTGTTTGATTATCTTAACCGATACACGGTGACGATCGAGGGGATGATTAAACTGGCCTTGTCTGCGGCTAGCGGGCTAGCACACCTGCACATGGAGATCGTGGGTACCCAAG gGAAGCCTGGAATTGCTCATCGAGACTTAAAATCCAAGAACATCCTGGTGAAGAAAAATGGCATGTGCGCCATAGCAGACCTGGGCCTGGCCGTCCGCCATGATGCGGTCACTGACACCATTGACATTGCCCCAAATCAGAGGGTGGGAACCAAACG ATACATGGCCCCCGAAGTGCTCGATGAAACCATTAACATGAAGCACTTTGACTCCTTCAAATGTGCTGATATCTATGCCCTCGGGCTCGTATACTGGGAGATTGCTCGGAGATGCAATTCCGGAG gaGTCCATGAAGAATATCAGCTGCCATATTACGACTTAGTGCCCTCTGACCCTTCCATTGAGGAAATGCGGAAGGTCGTGTGTGACCAGAAGCTACGTCCCAACATCCCCAACTGGTGGCAGAGCTATGAG GCGCTGCGGGTCATGGGGAAGATGATGCGAGAGTGCTGGTACGCCAACGGCGCGGCCCGCCTGACCGCCCTGCGCATTAAGAAGACCCTGTCCCAGCTCAGCGTGCAGGAAGATGTGAAGATCTAA
- the ACVR1B gene encoding activin receptor type-1B isoform X4, producing the protein MWGPVELVGIIAGPVFLLFLIIIIVFLVINYHQRVYHNRQRLDMEDPSCEMCLSKDKTLQDLVYDLSTSGSGSGLPLFVQRTVARTIVLQEIIGKGRFGEVWRGRWRGGDVAVKIFSSREERSWFREAEIYQTVMLRHENILGFIAADNKDNGTWTQLWLVSDYHEHGSLFDYLNRYTVTIEGMIKLALSAASGLAHLHMEIVGTQGKPGIAHRDLKSKNILVKKNGMCAIADLGLAVRHDAVTDTIDIAPNQRVGTKRYMAPEVLDETINMKHFDSFKCADIYALGLVYWEIARRCNSGGVHEEYQLPYYDLVPSDPSIEEMRKVVCDQKLRPNIPNWWQSYEALRVMGKMMRECWYANGAARLTALRIKKTLSQLSVQEDVKI; encoded by the exons ATGTGGGGCCCCGTGGAGCTGGTAGGCATTATTGCTGGCCCAGTGTTCCTCCTGtttctcatcatcatcattgttttCCTTGTCATTAACTATCATCAGCGTGTCTATCACAACCGCCAGAGACTGGACATGGAAGATCCCTCGTGTGAGATGTGTCTCTCCAAAGACAAGACGCTCCAGGATCTTGTCTACGATCTCTCCACATCAGGGTCTGGCTCAG GGTTGCCCCTGTTCGTCCAGCGCACCGTGGCCCGAACCATCGTTTTACAGGAGATTATTGGCAAGGGCCGATTTGGGGAAGTGTGGCGTGGCCGCTGGAGGGGTGGTGATGTGGCTGTGAAGATTTTCTCTTCTCGTGAAGAACGGTCTTGGTTCCGGGAAGCAGAGATATACCAGACGGTCATGCTGCGCCACGAAAACATCCTTGGATTTATTGCTGCTGACAATAAAG ATAATGGCACCTGGACACAGCTGTGGCTCGTCTCAGACTACCATGAGCATGGCTCCCTGTTTGATTATCTTAACCGATACACGGTGACGATCGAGGGGATGATTAAACTGGCCTTGTCTGCGGCTAGCGGGCTAGCACACCTGCACATGGAGATCGTGGGTACCCAAG gGAAGCCTGGAATTGCTCATCGAGACTTAAAATCCAAGAACATCCTGGTGAAGAAAAATGGCATGTGCGCCATAGCAGACCTGGGCCTGGCCGTCCGCCATGATGCGGTCACTGACACCATTGACATTGCCCCAAATCAGAGGGTGGGAACCAAACG ATACATGGCCCCCGAAGTGCTCGATGAAACCATTAACATGAAGCACTTTGACTCCTTCAAATGTGCTGATATCTATGCCCTCGGGCTCGTATACTGGGAGATTGCTCGGAGATGCAATTCCGGAG gaGTCCATGAAGAATATCAGCTGCCATATTACGACTTAGTGCCCTCTGACCCTTCCATTGAGGAAATGCGGAAGGTCGTGTGTGACCAGAAGCTACGTCCCAACATCCCCAACTGGTGGCAGAGCTATGAG GCGCTGCGGGTCATGGGGAAGATGATGCGAGAGTGCTGGTACGCCAACGGCGCGGCCCGCCTGACCGCCCTGCGCATTAAGAAGACCCTGTCCCAGCTCAGCGTGCAGGAAGATGTGAAGATCTAA
- the ACVR1B gene encoding activin receptor type-1B isoform X3 codes for MAESAGASSFLPLVVLLLAGSGGPGPRGIQALQCACTSCLQANYTCETDGACMVSIFNLDGMEHHVRTCIPKVELVPAGKPFYCLSSEDLRNTHCCYTDFCNKIDLRVPSGEWTPLLDYWLILERVYHNRQRLDMEDPSCEMCLSKDKTLQDLVYDLSTSGSGSGLPLFVQRTVARTIVLQEIIGKGRFGEVWRGRWRGGDVAVKIFSSREERSWFREAEIYQTVMLRHENILGFIAADNKDNGTWTQLWLVSDYHEHGSLFDYLNRYTVTIEGMIKLALSAASGLAHLHMEIVGTQGKPGIAHRDLKSKNILVKKNGMCAIADLGLAVRHDAVTDTIDIAPNQRVGTKRYMAPEVLDETINMKHFDSFKCADIYALGLVYWEIARRCNSGGVHEEYQLPYYDLVPSDPSIEEMRKVVCDQKLRPNIPNWWQSYEALRVMGKMMRECWYANGAARLTALRIKKTLSQLSVQEDVKI; via the exons CTCTGCAGTGTGCGTGTACCAGCTGCCTCCAGGCCAACTACACGTGTGAAACAGATGGGGCCTGCATGGTTTCCATTTTCAACCTGGATGGGATGGAGCACCACGTGCGCACCTGCATCCCCAAAGTGGAGCTGGTCCCCGCTGGGAAGCCCTTCTACTGTCTGAGCTCTGAGGATCTCCGCAACACCCACTGCTGCTATACTGACTTCTGTAACAAGATCGACCTGAGGGTGCCCAGTGGTGAGTGGACACCCTTGTTGGACTATTGGCTCATCCTGGAG CGTGTCTATCACAACCGCCAGAGACTGGACATGGAAGATCCCTCGTGTGAGATGTGTCTCTCCAAAGACAAGACGCTCCAGGATCTTGTCTACGATCTCTCCACATCAGGGTCTGGCTCAG GGTTGCCCCTGTTCGTCCAGCGCACCGTGGCCCGAACCATCGTTTTACAGGAGATTATTGGCAAGGGCCGATTTGGGGAAGTGTGGCGTGGCCGCTGGAGGGGTGGTGATGTGGCTGTGAAGATTTTCTCTTCTCGTGAAGAACGGTCTTGGTTCCGGGAAGCAGAGATATACCAGACGGTCATGCTGCGCCACGAAAACATCCTTGGATTTATTGCTGCTGACAATAAAG ATAATGGCACCTGGACACAGCTGTGGCTCGTCTCAGACTACCATGAGCATGGCTCCCTGTTTGATTATCTTAACCGATACACGGTGACGATCGAGGGGATGATTAAACTGGCCTTGTCTGCGGCTAGCGGGCTAGCACACCTGCACATGGAGATCGTGGGTACCCAAG gGAAGCCTGGAATTGCTCATCGAGACTTAAAATCCAAGAACATCCTGGTGAAGAAAAATGGCATGTGCGCCATAGCAGACCTGGGCCTGGCCGTCCGCCATGATGCGGTCACTGACACCATTGACATTGCCCCAAATCAGAGGGTGGGAACCAAACG ATACATGGCCCCCGAAGTGCTCGATGAAACCATTAACATGAAGCACTTTGACTCCTTCAAATGTGCTGATATCTATGCCCTCGGGCTCGTATACTGGGAGATTGCTCGGAGATGCAATTCCGGAG gaGTCCATGAAGAATATCAGCTGCCATATTACGACTTAGTGCCCTCTGACCCTTCCATTGAGGAAATGCGGAAGGTCGTGTGTGACCAGAAGCTACGTCCCAACATCCCCAACTGGTGGCAGAGCTATGAG GCGCTGCGGGTCATGGGGAAGATGATGCGAGAGTGCTGGTACGCCAACGGCGCGGCCCGCCTGACCGCCCTGCGCATTAAGAAGACCCTGTCCCAGCTCAGCGTGCAGGAAGATGTGAAGATCTAA
- the ACVR1B gene encoding activin receptor type-1B isoform X1 codes for MVSIFNLDGMEHHVRTCIPKVELVPAGKPFYCLSSEDLRNTHCCYTDFCNKIDLRVPSGHLKESEHPSMWGPVELVGIIAGPVFLLFLIIIIVFLVINYHQRVYHNRQRLDMEDPSCEMCLSKDKTLQDLVYDLSTSGSGSGLPLFVQRTVARTIVLQEIIGKGRFGEVWRGRWRGGDVAVKIFSSREERSWFREAEIYQTVMLRHENILGFIAADNKDNGTWTQLWLVSDYHEHGSLFDYLNRYTVTIEGMIKLALSAASGLAHLHMEIVGTQGKPGIAHRDLKSKNILVKKNGMCAIADLGLAVRHDAVTDTIDIAPNQRVGTKRYMAPEVLDETINMKHFDSFKCADIYALGLVYWEIARRCNSGGVHEEYQLPYYDLVPSDPSIEEMRKVVCDQKLRPNIPNWWQSYEALRVMGKMMRECWYANGAARLTALRIKKTLSQLSVQEDVKI; via the exons ATGGTTTCCATTTTCAACCTGGATGGGATGGAGCACCACGTGCGCACCTGCATCCCCAAAGTGGAGCTGGTCCCCGCTGGGAAGCCCTTCTACTGTCTGAGCTCTGAGGATCTCCGCAACACCCACTGCTGCTATACTGACTTCTGTAACAAGATCGACCTGAGGGTGCCCAGTG GTCACCTCAAGGAGTCTGAGCACCCATCCATGTGGGGCCCCGTGGAGCTGGTAGGCATTATTGCTGGCCCAGTGTTCCTCCTGtttctcatcatcatcattgttttCCTTGTCATTAACTATCATCAGCGTGTCTATCACAACCGCCAGAGACTGGACATGGAAGATCCCTCGTGTGAGATGTGTCTCTCCAAAGACAAGACGCTCCAGGATCTTGTCTACGATCTCTCCACATCAGGGTCTGGCTCAG GGTTGCCCCTGTTCGTCCAGCGCACCGTGGCCCGAACCATCGTTTTACAGGAGATTATTGGCAAGGGCCGATTTGGGGAAGTGTGGCGTGGCCGCTGGAGGGGTGGTGATGTGGCTGTGAAGATTTTCTCTTCTCGTGAAGAACGGTCTTGGTTCCGGGAAGCAGAGATATACCAGACGGTCATGCTGCGCCACGAAAACATCCTTGGATTTATTGCTGCTGACAATAAAG ATAATGGCACCTGGACACAGCTGTGGCTCGTCTCAGACTACCATGAGCATGGCTCCCTGTTTGATTATCTTAACCGATACACGGTGACGATCGAGGGGATGATTAAACTGGCCTTGTCTGCGGCTAGCGGGCTAGCACACCTGCACATGGAGATCGTGGGTACCCAAG gGAAGCCTGGAATTGCTCATCGAGACTTAAAATCCAAGAACATCCTGGTGAAGAAAAATGGCATGTGCGCCATAGCAGACCTGGGCCTGGCCGTCCGCCATGATGCGGTCACTGACACCATTGACATTGCCCCAAATCAGAGGGTGGGAACCAAACG ATACATGGCCCCCGAAGTGCTCGATGAAACCATTAACATGAAGCACTTTGACTCCTTCAAATGTGCTGATATCTATGCCCTCGGGCTCGTATACTGGGAGATTGCTCGGAGATGCAATTCCGGAG gaGTCCATGAAGAATATCAGCTGCCATATTACGACTTAGTGCCCTCTGACCCTTCCATTGAGGAAATGCGGAAGGTCGTGTGTGACCAGAAGCTACGTCCCAACATCCCCAACTGGTGGCAGAGCTATGAG GCGCTGCGGGTCATGGGGAAGATGATGCGAGAGTGCTGGTACGCCAACGGCGCGGCCCGCCTGACCGCCCTGCGCATTAAGAAGACCCTGTCCCAGCTCAGCGTGCAGGAAGATGTGAAGATCTAA
- the ACVR1B gene encoding activin receptor type-1B isoform X5, which translates to MEDPSCEMCLSKDKTLQDLVYDLSTSGSGSGLPLFVQRTVARTIVLQEIIGKGRFGEVWRGRWRGGDVAVKIFSSREERSWFREAEIYQTVMLRHENILGFIAADNKDNGTWTQLWLVSDYHEHGSLFDYLNRYTVTIEGMIKLALSAASGLAHLHMEIVGTQGKPGIAHRDLKSKNILVKKNGMCAIADLGLAVRHDAVTDTIDIAPNQRVGTKRYMAPEVLDETINMKHFDSFKCADIYALGLVYWEIARRCNSGGVHEEYQLPYYDLVPSDPSIEEMRKVVCDQKLRPNIPNWWQSYEALRVMGKMMRECWYANGAARLTALRIKKTLSQLSVQEDVKI; encoded by the exons ATGGAAGATCCCTCGTGTGAGATGTGTCTCTCCAAAGACAAGACGCTCCAGGATCTTGTCTACGATCTCTCCACATCAGGGTCTGGCTCAG GGTTGCCCCTGTTCGTCCAGCGCACCGTGGCCCGAACCATCGTTTTACAGGAGATTATTGGCAAGGGCCGATTTGGGGAAGTGTGGCGTGGCCGCTGGAGGGGTGGTGATGTGGCTGTGAAGATTTTCTCTTCTCGTGAAGAACGGTCTTGGTTCCGGGAAGCAGAGATATACCAGACGGTCATGCTGCGCCACGAAAACATCCTTGGATTTATTGCTGCTGACAATAAAG ATAATGGCACCTGGACACAGCTGTGGCTCGTCTCAGACTACCATGAGCATGGCTCCCTGTTTGATTATCTTAACCGATACACGGTGACGATCGAGGGGATGATTAAACTGGCCTTGTCTGCGGCTAGCGGGCTAGCACACCTGCACATGGAGATCGTGGGTACCCAAG gGAAGCCTGGAATTGCTCATCGAGACTTAAAATCCAAGAACATCCTGGTGAAGAAAAATGGCATGTGCGCCATAGCAGACCTGGGCCTGGCCGTCCGCCATGATGCGGTCACTGACACCATTGACATTGCCCCAAATCAGAGGGTGGGAACCAAACG ATACATGGCCCCCGAAGTGCTCGATGAAACCATTAACATGAAGCACTTTGACTCCTTCAAATGTGCTGATATCTATGCCCTCGGGCTCGTATACTGGGAGATTGCTCGGAGATGCAATTCCGGAG gaGTCCATGAAGAATATCAGCTGCCATATTACGACTTAGTGCCCTCTGACCCTTCCATTGAGGAAATGCGGAAGGTCGTGTGTGACCAGAAGCTACGTCCCAACATCCCCAACTGGTGGCAGAGCTATGAG GCGCTGCGGGTCATGGGGAAGATGATGCGAGAGTGCTGGTACGCCAACGGCGCGGCCCGCCTGACCGCCCTGCGCATTAAGAAGACCCTGTCCCAGCTCAGCGTGCAGGAAGATGTGAAGATCTAA